A stretch of the Porites lutea chromosome 12, jaPorLute2.1, whole genome shotgun sequence genome encodes the following:
- the LOC140921667 gene encoding tetratricopeptide repeat protein 39B-like isoform X2, with product MAGSNASVGSKHSSGAVDEKVLADAIRMTNIAVNLCLSNKFLQAQAKLEPWVNESMYHALGYSTIMYLQAMMTFEPQAIQQASESNKIALDVCERHKRRQTWSESLTSWIWNPSYDNLTEVERHAELCYAECLFMRAMLTFIQDENLVSFIRGALKIRSAYQSYKTCLDMVKHQPSSLIQSPQRKDFEGGVHLGIGGFNLMLSLLPAKIIKLLEWVGFSGDKFVGLDHLDQGCRDQNLRSPMCAMVLLAYHSVITYYLGNGEGDVTYAEQILQPQLKAFPKAITSYNASIAVQSEWKQFHHICYWEMIWCYAYKGDWTKAYHYAAVLLAESRWSKTTYMYLKASFRVMARLTNQQIAKEDDEGEKDTEEYMFRRLPVYKQRIAGKSIPFEKFSIHKANKYLEQSNRLFLPGLELILLWNGFNVLHRRPDLVEPMLDLVQKSLAELERTKEKNVNYVDDWCLGHLLQGMCYRCINKPTESLESLLKAVNRSKDIVQDLYLAPYACAEVGFLQLEEGDLDQAKEYLHRARKDYDNHMLQSRLHFRIHSALQEIKHTRKQDKEASKRDKQLLKRSKKNSNNNTSSLFEDSSTLSRQDSSSSFETAPEYSASDDERDLRDPTTENEWDLEKKLTELTLPNKTLSPTNVLRETAV from the exons ATGGCAGGAAGTAATGCGAGCGTTGGTAGTAAACACAG TTCTGGCGCGGTGGATGAAAAGGTCCTAGCAGATGCTATCAGGATGACAAATATTGCTGTCAATCTCTGCCTGTCAAACAAGTTCCTTCAAGCACAAGCAAAACTTGAGCCTTG GGTCAATGAAAGCATGTACCATGCTCTCGGATACAGTACAATCATGTACCTACAAGCCATGATGACATTTGAACCG CAAGCAATTCAGCAAGCAAGTGAAAGCAACAAGATTGCTCTGGATGTTTGTGAAAG GCATAAAAGAAGACAAACATGGTCAGAGTCACTAACAAGCTGGATTTGGAATCCCTCTTATGACAACTTGACAGaag TGGAACGTCATGCAGAGCTTTGTTATGCAGAGTGTTTGTTCATGAGGGCAATGCTTACTTTTATTCAG GATGAAAATCTGGTCAGCTTCATCAGAGGAGCTCTCAAAATCAGAAGTGCATATCAGTCCTATAA GACCTGCCTTGATATGGTCAAACATCAACCATCCTCCTTAATACAGTCACCTCAGAGAAAGGATTTTGAGGGAGGAGTTCACCTTGGTATAGGAGGGTTCAATTTG ATGTTGTCATTACTTCCAGCCAAGATTATCAAACTGCTGGAGTGGGTTGGTTTCTCTGGAGACAAG TTTGTGGGTCTGGATCATTTGGACCAGGGCTGCCGTGATCAGAATCTCAGATCACCCATGTGTGCCATGGTTCTGTTGGCGTACCACAGTGTGATCACTTATTACCTTG GAAATGGGGAAGGAGATGTGACATATGCTGAGCAAATTCTTCAACCTCAGTTGAAAGCATTTCCAAAG GCCATCACAAGTTATAACGCCTCAATTGCAGTTCAATCAGAGTGGAAGCAGTTCCATCATATTTGCTACTGGGAGATGATCTGGTGCTATGC ATACAAGGGGGACTGGACCAAAGCCTACCATTACGCAGCTGTCCTTTTAGCAGAAAGCCGCTGGTCAAAG ACGACTTATATGTATCTGAAGGCATCATTCAGAGTTATGGCGCGACTGACAAACCAACAGATTGCAAAGGAGGATGATGAAGGAGAGAAAGACACAGAGGAATACATGTTCAG gCGTCTTCCTGTATACAAACAACGCATCGCTGGGAAATCCATTCCATTTGAAAAGTTCTCTATACATAAAGCCAACAAGTATCTTGAACAAAGTAACCGACTTTTTCTTCCGGGCCTG GAGCTCATTTTACTCTGGAATGGATTTAATGTCCTTCATCGCAGGCCAGATTTAGTTGAACCAATGTTGGACCTGGTACAGAAGTCTTTAGCAGAACTGGAACGAACAAAAG aaaAGAACGTAAATTACGTGGATGACTGGTGTTTAGGACACTTGCTTCAGGGAATGTGTTATCGCTGCATAAACAAACcaactgaatcattggaaagCCTGCTAAAAGCTGTTAATCG ATCAAAGGACATAGTTCAGGATCTCTATTTAGCCCCTTATGCGTGCGCAGAAGTTGGTTTTCTTCAGTTAGAGGAGGGAGATCTGGACCAAGCTAAAGAATACCTGCACAGAGCAAG GAAAGATTACGACAATCACATGCTTCAAAGCAGACTTCATTTTAGGATCCACTCCGCACTTCAGGAAATCAAACACACACGGAAGCAAGATAAAGAAGCCTCTAAAAGGGACAAGCAACTTCTTAAACGCTCTAAAAAGAATTCAAATAACAATACGTCATCTTTGTTTGAAGACTCGTCCACTCTCTCTCGTCAGGACTCTAGCTCGTCATTTGAAACCGCTCCTGAATATTCTGCTTCTGACGATGAAAGGGATTTGAGAGACCCAACCACAGAGAACGAGTGGGACCTGGAAAAGAAATTAACAGAATTGACCTTGCCAAATAAGACGTTAAGTCCAACAAATGTGTTAAGGGAAACAGCTGTTTAA
- the LOC140921667 gene encoding tetratricopeptide repeat protein 39B-like isoform X1 has product MAGSNASVGSKHSSGAVDEKVLADAIRMTNIAVNLCLSNKFLQAQAKLEPWVNESMYHALGYSTIMYLQAMMTFEPQAIQQASESNKIALDVCERHKRRQTWSESLTSWIWNPSYDNLTEVERHAELCYAECLFMRAMLTFIQDENLVSFIRGALKIRSAYQSYKTCLDMVKHQPSSLIQSPQRKDFEGGVHLGIGGFNLMLSLLPAKIIKLLEWVGFSGDKFVGLDHLDQGCRDQNLRSPMCAMVLLAYHSVITYYLGNGEGDVTYAEQILQPQLKAFPKGAIFLYYSGRIKQVQGKLDEAITSYNASIAVQSEWKQFHHICYWEMIWCYAYKGDWTKAYHYAAVLLAESRWSKTTYMYLKASFRVMARLTNQQIAKEDDEGEKDTEEYMFRRLPVYKQRIAGKSIPFEKFSIHKANKYLEQSNRLFLPGLELILLWNGFNVLHRRPDLVEPMLDLVQKSLAELERTKEKNVNYVDDWCLGHLLQGMCYRCINKPTESLESLLKAVNRSKDIVQDLYLAPYACAEVGFLQLEEGDLDQAKEYLHRARKDYDNHMLQSRLHFRIHSALQEIKHTRKQDKEASKRDKQLLKRSKKNSNNNTSSLFEDSSTLSRQDSSSSFETAPEYSASDDERDLRDPTTENEWDLEKKLTELTLPNKTLSPTNVLRETAV; this is encoded by the exons ATGGCAGGAAGTAATGCGAGCGTTGGTAGTAAACACAG TTCTGGCGCGGTGGATGAAAAGGTCCTAGCAGATGCTATCAGGATGACAAATATTGCTGTCAATCTCTGCCTGTCAAACAAGTTCCTTCAAGCACAAGCAAAACTTGAGCCTTG GGTCAATGAAAGCATGTACCATGCTCTCGGATACAGTACAATCATGTACCTACAAGCCATGATGACATTTGAACCG CAAGCAATTCAGCAAGCAAGTGAAAGCAACAAGATTGCTCTGGATGTTTGTGAAAG GCATAAAAGAAGACAAACATGGTCAGAGTCACTAACAAGCTGGATTTGGAATCCCTCTTATGACAACTTGACAGaag TGGAACGTCATGCAGAGCTTTGTTATGCAGAGTGTTTGTTCATGAGGGCAATGCTTACTTTTATTCAG GATGAAAATCTGGTCAGCTTCATCAGAGGAGCTCTCAAAATCAGAAGTGCATATCAGTCCTATAA GACCTGCCTTGATATGGTCAAACATCAACCATCCTCCTTAATACAGTCACCTCAGAGAAAGGATTTTGAGGGAGGAGTTCACCTTGGTATAGGAGGGTTCAATTTG ATGTTGTCATTACTTCCAGCCAAGATTATCAAACTGCTGGAGTGGGTTGGTTTCTCTGGAGACAAG TTTGTGGGTCTGGATCATTTGGACCAGGGCTGCCGTGATCAGAATCTCAGATCACCCATGTGTGCCATGGTTCTGTTGGCGTACCACAGTGTGATCACTTATTACCTTG GAAATGGGGAAGGAGATGTGACATATGCTGAGCAAATTCTTCAACCTCAGTTGAAAGCATTTCCAAAG GGAGCGATATTTTTGTACTACTCTGGGAGAATAAAGCAAGTTCAAGGCAAGTTAGATGAA GCCATCACAAGTTATAACGCCTCAATTGCAGTTCAATCAGAGTGGAAGCAGTTCCATCATATTTGCTACTGGGAGATGATCTGGTGCTATGC ATACAAGGGGGACTGGACCAAAGCCTACCATTACGCAGCTGTCCTTTTAGCAGAAAGCCGCTGGTCAAAG ACGACTTATATGTATCTGAAGGCATCATTCAGAGTTATGGCGCGACTGACAAACCAACAGATTGCAAAGGAGGATGATGAAGGAGAGAAAGACACAGAGGAATACATGTTCAG gCGTCTTCCTGTATACAAACAACGCATCGCTGGGAAATCCATTCCATTTGAAAAGTTCTCTATACATAAAGCCAACAAGTATCTTGAACAAAGTAACCGACTTTTTCTTCCGGGCCTG GAGCTCATTTTACTCTGGAATGGATTTAATGTCCTTCATCGCAGGCCAGATTTAGTTGAACCAATGTTGGACCTGGTACAGAAGTCTTTAGCAGAACTGGAACGAACAAAAG aaaAGAACGTAAATTACGTGGATGACTGGTGTTTAGGACACTTGCTTCAGGGAATGTGTTATCGCTGCATAAACAAACcaactgaatcattggaaagCCTGCTAAAAGCTGTTAATCG ATCAAAGGACATAGTTCAGGATCTCTATTTAGCCCCTTATGCGTGCGCAGAAGTTGGTTTTCTTCAGTTAGAGGAGGGAGATCTGGACCAAGCTAAAGAATACCTGCACAGAGCAAG GAAAGATTACGACAATCACATGCTTCAAAGCAGACTTCATTTTAGGATCCACTCCGCACTTCAGGAAATCAAACACACACGGAAGCAAGATAAAGAAGCCTCTAAAAGGGACAAGCAACTTCTTAAACGCTCTAAAAAGAATTCAAATAACAATACGTCATCTTTGTTTGAAGACTCGTCCACTCTCTCTCGTCAGGACTCTAGCTCGTCATTTGAAACCGCTCCTGAATATTCTGCTTCTGACGATGAAAGGGATTTGAGAGACCCAACCACAGAGAACGAGTGGGACCTGGAAAAGAAATTAACAGAATTGACCTTGCCAAATAAGACGTTAAGTCCAACAAATGTGTTAAGGGAAACAGCTGTTTAA
- the LOC140954103 gene encoding tetratricopeptide repeat protein 39B-like, whose protein sequence is MRTKMDGNTVERQSDQGENSLNISEAMEMISKAAELCFSNKFIEAKDQLEPWVNQSIYHSVAYSCIMCVQALLKFEQEAINKAHLSIKLAMNVCERHRKRPSWSETFSSWIWTSSSNDFTEEEKHAELCYTECLLLDALLTFIQDDNIVSFVWGAFKIRSCYQNYKTCLEMVTNTGCSTFQSSLVKDFENGIHLGIGGFNLVLSLLPPIIIKLLEWVGFSGDRFLGLKHLHKGSKGQSLRSPLCSLLLLAYHTWISQYLGNGDGDMEYSEQALLPLLTAYPKGSIFLFFDGRIKQVRGRLDEAISRYKHSITLQSEIKQFHHIFYWELMWCLAYKGDWVQASHYAGVLLDESLWSKTVYMHLNASFMVMARLVNQPMTSQQEEMEKDLFKRLPGYKRQIGGQCLPFEDFAIHKANNYFKQNGCLFLPGVELIYLWNGFKVLGHRPDLVEPLMNLVENSLHKLHKAKDDYGSYLDDWCLGKLLQAMCCRCLNRKREAMEYLKGALSRSKDLSNDSYLAPYTCAEIGFLYLEEGDLELAREHLERARKHQDHLLQSLLHLRIHAALQKIENYSVQNELFGVGGEFAWPNQALVIKEDMEESGNESEFFDAEEDWDDRRPRQDSNSSFDIISDDELYTIIS, encoded by the exons ATGCGTACTAAAATGGACGGAAATACAGTGGAACGACAGAG CGATCAGGGTGAAAATTCTCTGAACATATCAGAAGCTATGGAGATGATATCCAAAGCTGCAGAGCTTTGCTTCTCAAATAAGTTCATTGAAGCAAAGGATCAACTGGAGCCATG ggTTAATCAAAGCATCTACCATTCAGTTGCATACAGCTGCATCATGTGCGTTCAAGCTCTGCTGAAATTTGAACAA GAAGCCATTAATAAGGCACATCTTAGCATAAAGCTTGCCATGAATGTTTGTGAAAG ACACCGGAAAAGGCCAAGTTGGTCTGAAACATTTTCAAGTTGGATTTGGACTTCATCATCGAATGATTTCACAGAAG AAGAAAAACATGCAGAGTTGTGTTATACAGAATGTTTGTTACTTGATGCTCTACTGACTTTTATTCAG GATGACAATATTGTCAGTTTTGTTTGGGGAGCTTTCAAAATCAGGAGCTGCTATCAGAATTACAA GACTTGCCTTGAAATGGTAACAAATACAGGTTGTTCAACATTTCAGTCGTCACTTGTTAAAGATTTTGAGAATGGAATTCACTTGGGAATCGGAGGATTTAATTTG GTTTTATCTCTCCTTCCTCCAATCATCATTAAATTGTTAGAGTGGGTTGGATTTTCAGGAGACAGg TTTCTAGGGTTAAAACATTTACACAAGGGCAGCAAAGGTCAAAGTTTAAGATCGCCATTGTGTTCTTTGCTTCTTCTTGCCTATCACACATGGATCTCTCAGTATCTTG GTAATGGTGATGGGGATATGGAATATTCAGAACAAGCCCTCCTTCCCCTACTAACAGCATATCCAAAA GGATCtatatttctatttttcgatGGACGCATTAAACAAGTTCGGGGAAGGCTAGATGAG GCCATCAGTAGATACAAGCATTCAATTACTCTTCAGTCAGAGATTAAACAGTTTCATCACATTTTCTACTGGGAGCTCATGTGGTGTCTTGC ATATAAAGGAGACTGGGTCCAAGCAAGTCATTACGCTGGTGTTTTGTTAGATGAAAGCCTCTGGTCAAAG ACTGTTTACATGCACCTGAATGCATCATTTATGGTCATGGCCAGACTTGTTAACCAGCCAATGACCAGCCAACAAGAAGAGATGGAAAAAGACTTGTTCAA GCGTCTGCCTGGTTACAAGCGGCAAATTGGAGGGCAGTGTCTTCCATTTGAAGATTTTGCCATTCACAAggcaaacaattactttaaACAAAACGGCTGTCTTTTTCTTCCTGGAGTG GAGCTTATTTATTTATGGAATGGGTTTAAAGTGCTCGGCCACAGACCTGATCTTGTTGAACCTTTGATGAATCTGGTGGAGAATTCACTACATAAACTGCACAAAGCAAAAG ATGACTATGGAAGTTACCTGGATGACTGGTGTTTGGGTAAATTGCTCCAGGCAATGTGTTGTCGATGTTTAAACAGGAAACGAGAAGCCATGGAGTATCTGAAGGGTGCTCTCAGTCG ATCCAAAGATTTGAGCAACGATTCTTACCTGGCTCCCTACACATGTGCAGAGATTGGATTTCTTTACCTTGAAGAGGGAGATCTGGAACTAGCCAGAGAACACTTGGAGCGCGCAAG GAAACATCAAGATCACTTGTTACAAAGCCTTCTTCATCTACGAATCCACGCTGCTTTacagaaaatagaaaattactCCGTTCAAAATGAACTGTTTGGGGTAGGTGGAGAATTTGCATGGCCTAACCAAGCACTCGTGATAAAGGAAGACATGGAAGAATCAGGAAATGAATCTGAGTTTTTCGATGCTGAAGAAGACTGGGACGATAGAAGGCCTCGACAAGACTCCAACTCATCATTTGATATCATATCAGATGATGAACTTTATACCATTATATCGTAA